The region TTTGATTCTTCAGATATTTTTGAAGCAACCTCTGAAGTTGATTTTTTAACTTGATCTACAAACTTCTCTTCAGCAGTTTTGTTTTCAGTAGTAACAGCAGGTGTAACTTCTGCTTTTGGCTCATTAGTTTTTTCTTCTCCACATCCTGTGAAAATCATAACAGCAACGACTGAACTTAACAAAATTTTTTTCATACTAATCCCTTGAGTAAAATAAGTTAAAATTTTACTTTTTTTTAGTTAAAAAAGAGTTTATGATTTATTTTAGTATATAAATTTTACTTATCTAACGGTGTATAAGTAAATTTAAACTCATCTTTAACAAAATCAATCTTAACATTCCCACCTTTTTTAAGTTTTCCAAATAAAATTTCATCTGTTAATACATTTTTAATTTTATCAGAAATAACCCTAGATAGAGGTCTTGCACCCATTGCCTTGTCGTAACCAAGTTCTGCAAGCTCTTTTTTAGCTTTAGCAGATATTGTAATTTTTATTTTTTTATTTTCAAGTTGTTTTTCTAAGTCTTCTACAAACTTACCAGCAACTTTTGCAACAATATCCATAGATAGTGAAGTAAAGCTTACCATTGCATCTAGTCTATTTCTAAACTCTGGCGCAAAGAATTTATTTACTGCTTTATTTTCATTTAATGAATCATCTTTTGCAAACCCCATAACATTTGCTTCCGCTGCACCTAAATTTGATGTCATAATTAAAATGACATTTTGAAAATCAGCTTTATTACCACTATTATCTGTTAATTCTGCATTATCCATAACTTGTAAAAGAATCGACATTAAATCCGGATGTGCTTTTTCTACCTCATCAAGAAGTAAAACACAATGTGGATGTTTTCTAATAGCTTCAGTTAATAATCCACCATTTTCAAAACCAACATATCCAGCAGGTGCGCCAATAAGTCTTGATATTGTATGGGGTTCCATATATTCACTCATATCAAATCTCTCAAAATGGATACCCAATTGAGTAGATAGCTCTTTTGCAACTTCTGTTTTACCTACACCAGTTGGTCCAGTAAAAAGGAAACTTCCAATTGGTTTTTTATCAATATTAAGTCCAGCTTTATTTCTTTTAATTGATTGAACAATAGTTGAGATAGCACTATCTTGTCCAAATACTCTTTTTTGCATTCTTTTTTCAAGATTTTTTAATAAACTAATATCTGATCTAGTAGTTGCTTTAGATGGGATATGTGCCATTTTTGCAACAGTATCTTCAATATCTTTTTGAGTAATTGAGATATTCTTTTTATTTACTGTTGAGTATTCAATCTTTTTACTAGCTCCAACCTCATCAATAACATCAATAGCACTATCAGGTAAAAATCTATCATTAATATATTTTTTACTAAGTTCAACTGCCATTTCAATTGCACTTTTACTATATTTTACATTGTGAAAATCTTCGTATTTAGATTTTATCCCCTCTAATATAGTTACAGTATCTTCCAATGATGGTTCATTAATATCAACTTTTGCAAATCTTCTGCTTAAGGCTTTGTCTTTTGAAAAATCGTTTCTAAACTCACTAAAAGTAGTAGCACCTATACATCTTAATTTTCCATTTGCTAACATTGGTTTTAAGATATTAGAAGCATCCATAGAGCTTCCACTTACACTTCCAGCTCCAACTATTGTATGAATCTCATCAATAAATAAAATTGCATTAGGAATTTTTACAATCTCTTTTAGAAGTGCTTTTAATTTTTTCTCAAAATCACCTCTATATTTAGTTCCAGCAAGCATTGAACCCATATCTAGTGAGTATACTTTTGCATTTTCTAAAAACTCAGGAACTCTTTTATTTGCAATCTCTAAAGCCAAACCTTCTGCTATTGCTGTTTTTCCTACCCCTGGTTCCCCAACTAATATTGGATTGTTTTTCTTTCTTCTACTTAAAATCTGTACAACTCTACTAACTTCTAATGTTCTGCCAATTACAGGATCAATTTCACCTTTTTGTGCAAGAGCCACTAGTTCTATTGAGTTTTTGTCTAAGACTTTATTATCTTTTGAATCATCTTTTAATCCATTTTCATCAAACTCTTCAGAATCTTCATTATGAGAAATCTCTTCTAAGATATCAACTCTCTCCACCCCTGCTGATTTTAAAACGAAGGTAGCATAAGATTTTTCATCTTTTAAGATAGCTACAAACATATCTTCTACACCAGCATTTCTTTTTCCACTACTTTGGGTATGTGCTACCATATTTTCAATAGTAGATGTTAGTGTAATTGTTTCAATAGGTTCATCTTCTATATTTTCAGGGAAAACAGGAGTATTCTCTTCAATATGTTTTTTTATCTCATTAAAGATTTTACTCTTATCTAAACCTAAGTCATTTAAAAGATTATCAATAACTTCATCATGAATAAGCATTAAAAAAATATGTTCAATTGTTAAATATTCATGCCTACTTTTCTTTGCATAGCTTACAGCTTGCGCAAATATATTTCTTAACTCTTTACTAATCATTACTCTTCTTCCATTATCGCTTTTAAAGGGAAACCCTTTTCTCTAGCCAAAGTTTTCACTTGAGCAACTTTTGTTGATGCAATCTCATGAGTATATATTCCACAAACATCTTTTCCATTATTGTGAATATTTAACATGATCTTTGTTGCTTGGTCAATATTTTTTCTAAAAACTCTAGTTAAAACATCTATTACAAAATCCATTGTTGAATAATCATCATTTAACAAAAATACTTTATATTTCTTTGGTTCTTCCACTTCCAAATCATTATCAAGTTCAATTTCTAATTCGTTTGCCACAATATACCTCTTTTTAATTCAGTGTTGTATATATTATAACAAAAAACAACTAATCTTAGTAAAACAAATTGTTTATAAAATATTTTAAAGTTTATTTAATATTTTGATAAACTTACATTTTAGAAAGGAATTATAAATGAACAGAGTATTTATTACTGCAACTAACACGGATGTGGGAAAAACCTATGCCAGTGAACAAATATTAAAGTATTATGCAAACAAAGGTTTAAAAGTTGGATACTTTAAACCGTGTGAAACAGGTGTAATAAAAGAGCCACTTGATGGTTCAAAAATGTTAAATCTTGTAAAAAAACTTAATCCTAAATTTAAAGCAACAATTGAAGATGTTGTTCCTTATCAATTTAAATTACCTGCTGCACCATATGTTGCAAAAGAGGATCAAAATATTGATTTGGAATTTTTAAAAGATAAAATAAACTATTTAGAGACCATGTGTGATTTTTTAGTTATTGAAGGGGCGGGAGGTTTAAAAGTACCTATTAAAAAAGATTTATTTATGGTAGATTTAATAAATATTTTTGAAGCAAAAGCTATATTAATAGCTCCTTCTAAACTTGGATGTATAAATGATATTTTATTATCAATTGAGTGTTTAAAAGGGAAAAATATTGATTTTGATTGGTATATAAATCTTTTTCAAGATAAAGATAGCTATAAGGAAGTTTCAAAACCTTTTTTAGAAGATTATTTTGGAAAACTTAACTATCTTCATGAGTTGGATTAAATCCAACTCTTATAAATAGGTTTTTAACCACTTATAATAAATAGCAAAAGCGAAAAATCCCAAACCTAAAATAAATGTAATTAATTGTAAAGAAAAGAATCCTGCTGCCACACCTATAAAGAAGGTTGTAGAGACATTAGAAATCATAAATATCATGTCATTATAAGATATTACCCTTCCTAAATATTTATGTTCAACTTTTTCTTGAATTAAAGCATATGTATATGACCATATTGTTGTAGTAACAAATCCTGTAAAAAATAAAGAGATTAAGGCAAGATAAAAATTAAACTGAAGAAAACTCCAAAGAATAATTGCAAACCCTTGAAATACAAATATATAAGTTAAACTATCTTTATTTATTCTATTTGTGATAAAAAAAGGACCAATCATTAAAGCAAAAGCACGTACAGCATTTGTTATACCAATTGACAATGGTACTGCTATTACATATTTATATTCATTTTTAGCTAGAAGGGTAACTAGTGTATCAAAAGAGGTTAATCCTACACTTGAATGTAAAAATAAAAGATGTAAAACAATTTTATTATTTTTCAAATATAAAAAACCATCTTTTATCATTGTGCGTATTTTTTCATTTGTATGAATTATTTCAACTTTAAACTCAATATTTAAAAATAAAATAATTGCTGCAACAAAAAAGAAAGCATCAATAATTATTGCAGTTTTAATTCCTAAATAATTTACTACAACTCCACTAACAGCCATTCCTGCTGAATAGGTAAAAGACCAGATTATAGAATGTATCTCATTTGCTTTTTGTAAAGCTTTACCACTAATAAGTTTGGGCAATAAAGACATCTCTGTTGAAAAGAACATAGAGGAGCTTCCCATTCTTATAAATATTAAAATCATTAAAATCCATAAGTCATCTTTACTATCAATTGTCAAAAAAAGAAGTGTCATAAGAAGTTCTATACAAAGAAGTGTCAACATCAAGGACTTTATTTTGAACCTATCAATTATTGAACCAGACAAGGGTGCAATTAAAATAGCAGGTATTAGATGCATTGCTGTAATTAAAGATATAGCAAAGGCTGTAGAACCAAAGTTTACCGCCATTGTATAAATTGCTACATTAGAAAACCATGCACCAAAATATGCTATAAGTTGCAATAATGATAGTTTTCTAATAACAGGATATTTAGTTAATAATTCACGATAATTCAAGTTTTATTAATACCTCTTGAAACATGGCAGAGGAAGCTAATTCATCACTTTTATGATTGGTTAAATAGTTTGCTTTTTTATTTCCTGCAAAAAGTACAATAGAACCTTTTTTTATATCTTCATCAAATTTTATAATAAAAGAGGATTCACCATAAGAAGATTTTGCAATTACATTTTGATTCTCTTCAAATTCACAATCTGGATTTATATATAAAAAATTATCCTCTTTAAATTGTGAGTTTAGATTATTCTTTCTTTTTCTAAAAAGTAGATAGTATTCATCTTCTTCTTTTCTTTCATAAAGATTTTCCACTTCAAGCTCTTCTAAAAACTCAAAGTTTTCTATTTTTGAATCATCAACAAACTCTTTATTTTTGTAATATTCAAAAGTTTCATTAAGATCAACTAAACCATCAAAACCAAATTGTTTATTCATATACGCTGTAAACTCATATTCACTTATACTATTATTTTGTTTCTTTTCTAAATCATAAGATATAGCTTTATATTCATGCCCATATGAAAGTCTTACATCTTTTTTTGCTTTAAAATTAGTAGAAGGTATTATAATATCTGCATATTCACAAGTATCATTAAAAGTTGTGCCAAAAAAGACTACAAAAGTATTTTTTAATCCCTCTATTACTCTTTTTGTATTTGGTGCACTTACAACTGGATTTGCTCCTTGGATAAACACCAATTTATATTTTGAAAAATCAACTTCAGGTAAGGGAATATATTTTTTTCCTTTTACACTAAATTTTGATTCATAGGAATATGCAGAATCACTTAAATACCAAACTCCACCAGCAGTTTTATTATGTAATCCAATATATCCTGCAAAAGAGTCAATGGCTCTTGTTATATTTGTACCCTCATAATATTTTTGAATACCTATACCTAGCATAATTGATACAGATTTACCTTTAATAATTTCAAAAAATTTTGTAATATCCTGAAGAGATACTCCTGTTGTTTGTTCATATGAAACTAAGGGTCTACTTTTGGCTAAATCAAAAAACCAATCAGCACCATTTGATTGTTCTATAAACTCTTTATCTTCCATATCTTCCATATATGCAAATCTTGTTAGCAATAAAGCTAGTTCATGGTCAGTTTTTGGATTTATTTGTAAATGTAGTTCGGATTTTTTTGCAATTGGCGTTGCTACAGGGTCAATAGTTATAAATATCTTATCTTTTGTAAGTTCATACATATGTGGACTTGTAATTGTATAGTTTCGTCCCCATGCTATAATTACATCAGAGTTTATCAATTTTTCAATTGGAGGGTTGACATTTTTCCCTCTTCCAAGAGTTATACCCTCTTCCCCTGCACCCTCACAAAGACTACCTTTAGTAAGTATTGAGCCAAAATTGTTAAAAAATATTTTAGGAGAGTTTTGCATAACTCCTAAATTTCCAGCACCTTTATAGTATAAAGTATCTTCAGGCTTTATATCTTTTAATTTTGAAGTAAACTCTTGCAAAGCTTCATCTAAAGATACTTTTTTTTTGCCAATATAAGCATCTTCTAAAAAATCCTCTCTTAATAGATTTGCAAAATTAACACAAAGTTTGGATTTTGTAGTAGGATGTTCTTTATTTCCTTTTATTTTTCCATCAATTAAGACTGCTTCACAAGTGTCAAAGCAGTCAAGTGGACAGGCTATTTTGTTATTTGAATTCAATCTTTATTAACCTAGAAAATTGTTTTGGATTATTTACAATTATCTTAACTTTATAAGATGATATATGTTTTGAATCTGCTACATTATATATCTTATTAATCTTTAAATCTGTTTTTTTACCATCTAAATAAATATCTTTATCTTTGATTGTATCAATATCTAAAATAGGAATAAAAATCTCAAGTTTTCCTTTACTTAAATCTTTTGCTTCATAAAGTAAAGTTCCAGGAGTAACATAATCTCCTTCATTAACCGCAATATTATAGATATAATAGTTTTTTTCTATAAGTTTTTTATTTTTTATACTATCTCTTAAGTTAGCTATATTAATTAAAATATCAGCTTTATTAATCTCTAAATTTACTACATTAATCTTCTGATTATCTTTTTCATAACCTGATTTAGATTTTATTTGCATCAATCTTTGATAGTTTGTATTTTGTAATTCAATCATCTCATTCATAGCTTCTAATTTTTTCAATGATTGTTCTAAATCAATTCTATCTACATATGAATCAATCTCTATAATTTTTGAATTATTTGCTTTTTTACCCTCAATATTTTTATTTGAGAATATAATTTTCCCACTAACAGATGATTTAATCTCATAACTCTCAATAGGTTCTAATTTTGCATAAAATTCATTTGCAAATGAAAAAGAAACAATGGCTATAACAATTAACAAATATCTCATATATTACCTCTTATAATTTAATCTCTTTGATTCTTGTAAGAATCTCTTTTTTAAGTATCTTAAACTCTTTTTCACTTTCACACTCAAAAATCAATCTATCTAATGTAGAATCAATTTTCAAATATGGAATTAAAACTTTTATTAACTCATTTTTATCTTTTGAGCTTTTTATTAGTTTATTTAAAGGAGTCTCTTTTGATACCTTTTCCTTGCCTTGAAGTGTAACAAGTTTATATAAACCCAAAATTAATAAAGTAGCTATTATACCAAAGATAAAATATTTAATTTTCTCTTCAGTAGATATATTTTCTTTTATCACTACCTTTTCTTTTGTAAGCTCTTTAGTTTCTTTTGGTTTTTCCAATATAACTTTTTGTTTTTTTTCAGCTTTTTCAACTTTTATATTAAACTCTTGAGTACTTTTTTCAACAATTTTTTTATTTTTTTTATCAAAATATTTTAATTTTATATTTGGAATAGTTATTGAACTTTCAGGAATAATAGAAAAAACTTTTGTATAAGTACCTTCATATCCCAAATCTGAATATTTAGTTTTCACATCAGGCTTATTATCATAAACAGTTGCATTAGGGATATCAAGTTTTATATCTTCTATATCATCAAAATTTCCAACCCCGCTAATCTCTAATTTTAAAGATACAGATTCCCCTTGTTTTATATCTATTTTATTTACACTAGCAGATATATTAAAATCTCCAATCAAAGAGGTATTTTCAGGAAGCTTTTTTACATTAAAACTTAATTTATTTGAATATATCTTTTCCACTTTTGGGACACTAGAAAAAAATCCAAAAGGAGTTGAGCTGTTTGATTGCATCATTTGTGCATCAACTCTTAGTGGCCCAACAGTTAACTCTCCATTTTTTTGAGGGAAAAGTAAAAAATCTAACTCTTGAACTATATAACCATTTTGTTCATATCTATCATTTTTATTTTCTATTCTTTTATACCAAAAGTTCTCAAAATGAGGTTTTTCAAAACCTAAATTTGTAATTTGCAAATCTCTTTTATATTTAAATATTAATTTTACAACTAAATCTTCACCTACATATAATTCATCTTTAGAAGGTATTAATGTTAAATCAAAATTAGTTGAATTTGTTTTATTCACAGTTCTTAAGCTAACTGTTTTTTCTTCAGTATAAACCTCTTTATCATCAATAATAAATTTAAATTTTGGAATTGTAAAATCATCTGATGGAACTATTTTAAATCTTTTTGTTAACTTTTCGTTGTAATCACCGTTTATAATTTGTAAAGATTTTGAGGTACCTTGACTCTCTACAATATAATTATCTATTTTTTCTATCTTAGGAAATTTAATAGAGCTTCCAGAAACTTCTATATCAAAATAATAAGGCTCACCTTTTATAAAGCTATCTGGGGCTTTTAAATTAACACTTGCAAATACATTTATACTTAAAATTAAAAAAAATAAAATATACTTAATTGGTTTCATCAAAATGCTAATGTTCCTTCTATGGCAAAATTTGCTTTAGAGTCGAGTTCTGCATGGGATAATACTGCTATTTGCAACCCAAATTTTTCATAGATTTCCGAAATTCTTTTTCTTAAAAGTGGATCTACAACCATAGCAACTTTACTAAACCCTTTAGATTCAATCTCTTCCATAAGTTCTTTAGTTTTAGTAACTAAATTATTAATCTCTGCAATTGAAAGCATAAGTTGAGATACTCCATGTTGTTCTTGAAGTTTTCCTATAAACTGTTGTTCAATATCAGGCTTAATTGTAATTATATGTAAAGTTCCATCGTTATCTTTAAACCTTTCTGTAATAAGTCTGTATAATTTACTTCTTACATGTTCAAGGAGAATATCTGGTGCTTTTGTAAACTCAGCAATATCTGCAATTGCCTCAACTATTGTTAACATATCAACAATAGGGATTTTTTCATGTAATAGATCTTTACACACTTTTAGTAATGATCCATAAGAGGTAACTTTCATCGCTTCTTCAACAACAATAGGGAAATCTTTTTTTAATCCTTCAACAATATCTACAATATCTTGTCTAGTAATAATATCTTCAGAATGTTTTTTAATTAATTCTGATAGATGGGTTGAGATTATTGTAGGAGCATCAACAACTGTAAAGCCTTTCATTAAAGCTTCCTCTTTTTGTTTCTCTTCAATCCATGTTGCATCAAGATTAAATACTGGTTCTTTTACTCTTAAACCTTTTATTTTTTCATTTGGTACACCACCCATTGCAAGAAGTTTATTTGTTTCTACTCTTCCTTTTGCAATAGGGATTCTTTTTAGATAAAGTTGATACTCATTTGGCGCAAGTGTTGTATCATCTGAAATTCTTATTTGTGGGATTACAAAACCCAATTCACTTGCAATTGTTTTTCTAATACCTCTAATTTTGTCTAAAAGTTCAGAGTCTCCTTGAACTAGTTGTAACAATCTAATTCCAAGTTTTAATTCTAAAACCTCTAGCTTCATAATCCCTTCCATAACTTTCTTTTCATCTGGAGCAGATCTTTTCTTTTTATCTTTAAAGTCTTTTAAATCAGCTGATGGCTCAATTTTATCTTTACCATCTTTTTTAGAACTAAACAATCTGGTAATGACATTATCTTTTTCACTCTCAATCATACTAATTGTATATCCAATAAATACCATTAGAAGTCCCATAATCACTAAGATACCTGTTGGGAAACCAGGAACAAAACCAAAAAGTACCATTCCTATACCAACTAATACTAATGACTTCGAATCTTTTACTAATTGAGAAACTGATTGGTTAGCAAATTTATCTTCATCCATATTAGATCTAGTAATTATAATTGCTGTTGCAGTTGATAAAATAAGTGCAGGAATTTGAGCTACTAAACCATCACCAATTGTCAAAATTGTATATATCTCACCACTTTGAGATACAGTCATATCATGTTGGAATAATCCAATTAAAAGTCCCCCAACAAGGTTTACTAAAGTGATAATAATACCAGCAACAGCATCACCCTTTACAAACTTTGATGACCCATCCATAGCTCCATAGAAATTTGCTTCAGTAATTAGTTCTTTTCTTCTTATTTGAGCTTGTTTATCATCAATAAATCCAGCATTTAAATCTGCATCAATTGCCATTTGTTTACCAGGCATTGAATCAAGTGTAAATCTAGCAGTAACCTCAGCAACTCTTGTTGCACCTTTAGTTACAACCATAAAGTTAATTAATACTAGAATAATAAATACAATAATACCAATTACCATATTTCCACCAACAACAAAATCACCAAAGGCAGAGATTATTGAACTTACTGCTTCTGGACCATTATGCCCTTCACTTAAAATAGACCTTGTTGTTGCAATATTAAGGGAAAGCCTAAAAAGAGCTAATATCAGTATTATTGTTGGAAATGTAGTTAAATCTGCTGGCTTTTGAATATATAATGAGATTAATAAAATAAGCAAAGACAAAGACAAAGATATAACTAAGAAAAAATCTAATGCCCCCTTTGGCAGAGGTATTATAATAATTGTTAAAATAGATACAAAAAGTGCAACTACAAATAAGTCTTTTGAGAAAAATTTTTTAAAATTCATTTATTACTTTATTCTATCTAATAAAATTTTTTAAAGATGAATTATCTATTGATATAAGAGACAGTTTTTCTTTTTTGTACAAAGATGGGATATTTAATAAAGTTATATATATCACTTAAATACCTCCTTGAACTTCGCAACTATTTCATTGAAGTTATATTGTTCTTTCATACTTTGAGTTAAGAATTCTCTTATTTTTTCTTTTCGTGCAAGAGCATCATCTAATTCAGCATCCATACCTGGTTTATATGCACCAACTCTTACTAATACTTCATTTTCTTTAATGAGAGATAATATCCTTTTTAGCTTTAAAAAATCATTATAATGATCATCACTCACCACTTTATCCATTACCCTTGAGGCTGATTTCAAAAGATTTATAGGAGGATAAAATCCTTGCTCTGTTAAGTCTCTTGTTAAGACTATATGTCCATCAAGAATTGACCTACTTTGGTCAGCAATTGGGTCATTCATATCATCTCCATCAACTAACACTGTAAAAAAAGCAGTAATCGAACCCTTTGCATTATTACCAGCTCTTTCCATTAATTGAGGTAAAAGTGCAAAAACAGAAGGGGGATATCCTCTACTAACAGGAGGTTCTCCTGTACTTAAACCAATCTCTCTTTGTGCCATAGCAAATCTTGTAACAGAATCCATCATCAAAAGAACATCATGACCTTTATCTCTAAAAAACTCTGCTATAGCCATTGCAGTAAAAGCTCCATATTTTCTCATTAAAGCTGATTCATCAGAAGTAGCTGCAACTATAATTGTATTTTCAAGGTTATCATTAAGATTGTAATGGATAAACTCCGGTATCTCACGTCCTCTCTCACCAATCAATGCAACAACTTTTATTTGAGCTTCACAACCTTTAACAATCATTCCCATAAGAGTTGATTTTCCCACACCAGAACCAGCAAAAATACCAACTTTTTGACCTTTTCCTGAAGTTAACATAGAATCAATTGCTTTTACACCTGTTGAAAATCTCTCGTTAATAATTCCTCTTTCAAGGGCAGGCATTGAGATTTTATTTATAGCTGAACTCTCTTCTAAGTCTTTAACTTTTCCTTTTTCATCAATTGGTTCTCCCAAAGCATTTACAACTCTTCCTAATAGACCATATCCAGCTTTAACCGATAAGCCCTCTTTTTGTAAATAAACTTTGTCTTGAATTCTAAAACCATCAATAAAAGAAAAAGGAACAATAGTAAAATATCCTGATTCAATAGAAGCAACCATTCCTAATACAGTATACAAATGTGATTGAGACTCAATCTTTACAATATCTCCAACAGCAACCTCTATACCTTTTGCCTTTATAGTTGTAGAAGAGATATTTACAATTCTTCCAAAAGGGATTGACAAGTTAGCCGAATCAATGCTGTTTATTATAGAATCTATATCCATCTACATCTCATCACACATTTTTTTATAAAGACTATCTTTAGTATTTTTTATCTCTTTACATTTATTTACAAATTCATCTTTTTTTATTGGGTTATC is a window of Halarcobacter sp. DNA encoding:
- the clpA gene encoding ATP-dependent Clp protease ATP-binding subunit ClpA — translated: MISKELRNIFAQAVSYAKKSRHEYLTIEHIFLMLIHDEVIDNLLNDLGLDKSKIFNEIKKHIEENTPVFPENIEDEPIETITLTSTIENMVAHTQSSGKRNAGVEDMFVAILKDEKSYATFVLKSAGVERVDILEEISHNEDSEEFDENGLKDDSKDNKVLDKNSIELVALAQKGEIDPVIGRTLEVSRVVQILSRRKKNNPILVGEPGVGKTAIAEGLALEIANKRVPEFLENAKVYSLDMGSMLAGTKYRGDFEKKLKALLKEIVKIPNAILFIDEIHTIVGAGSVSGSSMDASNILKPMLANGKLRCIGATTFSEFRNDFSKDKALSRRFAKVDINEPSLEDTVTILEGIKSKYEDFHNVKYSKSAIEMAVELSKKYINDRFLPDSAIDVIDEVGASKKIEYSTVNKKNISITQKDIEDTVAKMAHIPSKATTRSDISLLKNLEKRMQKRVFGQDSAISTIVQSIKRNKAGLNIDKKPIGSFLFTGPTGVGKTEVAKELSTQLGIHFERFDMSEYMEPHTISRLIGAPAGYVGFENGGLLTEAIRKHPHCVLLLDEVEKAHPDLMSILLQVMDNAELTDNSGNKADFQNVILIMTSNLGAAEANVMGFAKDDSLNENKAVNKFFAPEFRNRLDAMVSFTSLSMDIVAKVAGKFVEDLEKQLENKKIKITISAKAKKELAELGYDKAMGARPLSRVISDKIKNVLTDEILFGKLKKGGNVKIDFVKDEFKFTYTPLDK
- the clpS gene encoding ATP-dependent Clp protease adapter ClpS, translating into MANELEIELDNDLEVEEPKKYKVFLLNDDYSTMDFVIDVLTRVFRKNIDQATKIMLNIHNNGKDVCGIYTHEIASTKVAQVKTLAREKGFPLKAIMEEE
- the bioD gene encoding dethiobiotin synthase, with product MNRVFITATNTDVGKTYASEQILKYYANKGLKVGYFKPCETGVIKEPLDGSKMLNLVKKLNPKFKATIEDVVPYQFKLPAAPYVAKEDQNIDLEFLKDKINYLETMCDFLVIEGAGGLKVPIKKDLFMVDLINIFEAKAILIAPSKLGCINDILLSIECLKGKNIDFDWYINLFQDKDSYKEVSKPFLEDYFGKLNYLHELD
- a CDS encoding MFS transporter, giving the protein MNYRELLTKYPVIRKLSLLQLIAYFGAWFSNVAIYTMAVNFGSTAFAISLITAMHLIPAILIAPLSGSIIDRFKIKSLMLTLLCIELLMTLLFLTIDSKDDLWILMILIFIRMGSSSMFFSTEMSLLPKLISGKALQKANEIHSIIWSFTYSAGMAVSGVVVNYLGIKTAIIIDAFFFVAAIILFLNIEFKVEIIHTNEKIRTMIKDGFLYLKNNKIVLHLLFLHSSVGLTSFDTLVTLLAKNEYKYVIAVPLSIGITNAVRAFALMIGPFFITNRINKDSLTYIFVFQGFAIILWSFLQFNFYLALISLFFTGFVTTTIWSYTYALIQEKVEHKYLGRVISYNDMIFMISNVSTTFFIGVAAGFFSLQLITFILGLGFFAFAIYYKWLKTYL
- a CDS encoding molybdopterin-dependent oxidoreductase translates to MNSNNKIACPLDCFDTCEAVLIDGKIKGNKEHPTTKSKLCVNFANLLREDFLEDAYIGKKKVSLDEALQEFTSKLKDIKPEDTLYYKGAGNLGVMQNSPKIFFNNFGSILTKGSLCEGAGEEGITLGRGKNVNPPIEKLINSDVIIAWGRNYTITSPHMYELTKDKIFITIDPVATPIAKKSELHLQINPKTDHELALLLTRFAYMEDMEDKEFIEQSNGADWFFDLAKSRPLVSYEQTTGVSLQDITKFFEIIKGKSVSIMLGIGIQKYYEGTNITRAIDSFAGYIGLHNKTAGGVWYLSDSAYSYESKFSVKGKKYIPLPEVDFSKYKLVFIQGANPVVSAPNTKRVIEGLKNTFVVFFGTTFNDTCEYADIIIPSTNFKAKKDVRLSYGHEYKAISYDLEKKQNNSISEYEFTAYMNKQFGFDGLVDLNETFEYYKNKEFVDDSKIENFEFLEELEVENLYERKEEDEYYLLFRKRKNNLNSQFKEDNFLYINPDCEFEENQNVIAKSSYGESSFIIKFDEDIKKGSIVLFAGNKKANYLTNHKSDELASSAMFQEVLIKLELS
- a CDS encoding BatD family protein; translated protein: MKPIKYILFFLILSINVFASVNLKAPDSFIKGEPYYFDIEVSGSSIKFPKIEKIDNYIVESQGTSKSLQIINGDYNEKLTKRFKIVPSDDFTIPKFKFIIDDKEVYTEEKTVSLRTVNKTNSTNFDLTLIPSKDELYVGEDLVVKLIFKYKRDLQITNLGFEKPHFENFWYKRIENKNDRYEQNGYIVQELDFLLFPQKNGELTVGPLRVDAQMMQSNSSTPFGFFSSVPKVEKIYSNKLSFNVKKLPENTSLIGDFNISASVNKIDIKQGESVSLKLEISGVGNFDDIEDIKLDIPNATVYDNKPDVKTKYSDLGYEGTYTKVFSIIPESSITIPNIKLKYFDKKNKKIVEKSTQEFNIKVEKAEKKQKVILEKPKETKELTKEKVVIKENISTEEKIKYFIFGIIATLLILGLYKLVTLQGKEKVSKETPLNKLIKSSKDKNELIKVLIPYLKIDSTLDRLIFECESEKEFKILKKEILTRIKEIKL
- the flhA gene encoding flagellar biosynthesis protein FlhA, with product MNFKKFFSKDLFVVALFVSILTIIIIPLPKGALDFFLVISLSLSLLILLISLYIQKPADLTTFPTIILILALFRLSLNIATTRSILSEGHNGPEAVSSIISAFGDFVVGGNMVIGIIVFIILVLINFMVVTKGATRVAEVTARFTLDSMPGKQMAIDADLNAGFIDDKQAQIRRKELITEANFYGAMDGSSKFVKGDAVAGIIITLVNLVGGLLIGLFQHDMTVSQSGEIYTILTIGDGLVAQIPALILSTATAIIITRSNMDEDKFANQSVSQLVKDSKSLVLVGIGMVLFGFVPGFPTGILVIMGLLMVFIGYTISMIESEKDNVITRLFSSKKDGKDKIEPSADLKDFKDKKKRSAPDEKKVMEGIMKLEVLELKLGIRLLQLVQGDSELLDKIRGIRKTIASELGFVIPQIRISDDTTLAPNEYQLYLKRIPIAKGRVETNKLLAMGGVPNEKIKGLRVKEPVFNLDATWIEEKQKEEALMKGFTVVDAPTIISTHLSELIKKHSEDIITRQDIVDIVEGLKKDFPIVVEEAMKVTSYGSLLKVCKDLLHEKIPIVDMLTIVEAIADIAEFTKAPDILLEHVRSKLYRLITERFKDNDGTLHIITIKPDIEQQFIGKLQEQHGVSQLMLSIAEINNLVTKTKELMEEIESKGFSKVAMVVDPLLRKRISEIYEKFGLQIAVLSHAELDSKANFAIEGTLAF